Genomic segment of Chitinophaga varians:
GCCTGTTTTGCTTTGCACGTTTACTTCCTTGCATACAAAACCGAGGATGGTGCGTGTATTGTTGCCCGTACGGGTTTTAGCCGGCTCGGGATGATCTTTTTGTATGAGCGTTTTTTTACCGCCGGTTTCTGCCAGCGCCCAGGCTTTGCCGGTGGCGCCATCTTCATAAAATGCGATCTCGTTGTCGCCCATCTGGATTTTTACATTGGCGCCTTCTTCTGTATGCAGCTCTTCCGGTTGCTGACGGCTGATCTTCGATTTGTTACCCTTAAAATACAGCACTTCCTGGCTGCTGGCCGTTTCCGGTATCATGTCTTTATACTGAAGCTGATCGGGTTTAAGGGAAGCGTGCAGGAACATAGTAAGGTCATAGTGTATTACACCTTGTGTTTTGTCTTGTGCTGCGGCAGTGAATCCGGTGAAGAGGAAAGCGATGAACAGCATGATGTGAGTGCGTTGCATTGTTACTTGTTTTTGGATTTCGGAAAATGTCTGAATTTATAGATGCCGCTGAGCAGGAAGTACTGGCCCAGCGCGTTGTTTTTGCGGTCTTCGATATAGCCGTTGCCGGTAATGCGGTTAATGCCTGCGTTGTTGTTCAGCAGGTCTTTTGCTGATAGTTGCAGGGAAAAGTGTTTACCGATTTCTTTGTTGATACCTGCGTTCAATAATAAGATGGTGTTGTTATACCCGGCAGCCAGGCCAAGGGCGGAAAAGCCTTCCAGGCTGGTTTCGAGCGTCATGTTCCATGGCAGTACCACGATGCTTTCGATGCTGTAATTGAGCAGCCAGTTCTTTTCGGGCAGCCCGTTGCGGATAGCAAAGCGGCGGTTGTTCCAGGTGGCGCTGCCGGAAACATTAATGCTGATGCGGTCTGCCGGATAGTAATTGACATGTACATCAGGCGCCAGCGTGAGGATGGTGTTACTATTGGCTTCCCCGTTATTATATAGTGTATTGCGCGAATAGGTGCCGGTAAAACCCAGTGATACCGAAGAGTTGCGCGGTGCAATGGTGATGCTTTTACCGGCGGTGAGGTTCGCCTGGTAGTTGCCCCGTACATTTACCGGAATGATCAGTTGTTGCCCGGTATTTTTATCGATGCTGGTGCTGTCGGTGACCTGGCTGCTGTACCAGTTGAACCCGGCGGTGGCATACATGGAATTACCGGAGGACGGTGCCACCTGGTTGAATGACAATGACCACCGGTGGCTCTTTTCCTGGTCCAGCAGCGGATTGCCGCGGCGTACATACAGCGGGTCGGTATTGTCTGTCAATGGCTGGAGATTGCTGACAGCGGGCGTAGTAGCGATAGTATTGTAGCGGAATATCAGTCTTTCTTTGTTGCTGGTTTTATATTCCGCATAGGCTTCCGGCAGCCAGGCCCGGAACTGCCGGTCGATGGTATAGCCTTTCAGGCCTGAGTGCCCGTAGATTGTGCTATACTGCCATCCGGCGCCGACGGTATAACGGAAACGCTTATAGTTGCCGGCCAGCACAGCTTTGGTGGTCTGTTGCCATTTGCGGGTGTTGTAGTTATCGCTGTACAACGGATCGATGTCGTCGTATGTGCCGCTGCTGCTGCGGTTGCTGGTTTGCCGGTCGTACGTGCCGTCGGAGTAGTACAGTTGTTGCCCCAGCTGAAGGCTTAATGGCCGTGATAACGGCTCCGTATATACGATATTTCCGCTGATGGCCGATACTTTGGATTTGCTGGCCATCTGCTGATCAATGTGGCTGTCTTTTTCTCCTGTAGGAAGATGAAAGAAGGTACTGTTGGACCGGTTCTGTAAGAGGGTGTTGTTCTCCAGGTATTCCGGTTTGGCGGTGAGCATCAGCGTTCGACCGGGTTTTGCCAGGCGGTGGCGCAGTTGCACTTCTATGGAGCCGAGGCGGTTGTCGCCGCTACTGTGCGTGTTTTGGTTACCGTCATTGAGCAGGGTAGTGCCGTCTGCGGTATAGGAGCGGAAGGTGCGGTCCTGGCTGTTATTAAAATGGTTCAGGTCCGCATGCGGCATCAGTTTCAGGGCAGTACGGGTGTTTAGCGGTGTTTCCACGGTGAAGTCTATACGCTGGTTCATGTTGTAGTTGGTGGTGTTGCCGTTCTGCAGGTAGTTATAGGCCGTATCGGTCAGGCGGTATTGCCGGGCGTAGTCGTAGTTGTTGCGGGTATTTGTTTCATTGAAGAAATAGCTGCTACGCAGTTTGAACCCGTTGTTCCAGTCGTTGTTGAAGTTAACGCCTCCGAACCGGGTATCGGTGAGACCGATGGGGCGGTCTATTTCCGCGAGGGCTTCGGGCGTGCCGGTGATTTTCACGCCTTTCATGTTCATGAGTTCTGACAACGCCGCGGGTGGCAGGTTGTTGAACATATCGGGATTGGAGCCTGCCATTTTGATCAGTTCAGAAGCGCTGAAACCGGATTTATTCACATTGTTGCCTTTCAGCAGGAGGGACAGCTGCATGTCGTTAAGGAAGCTGTTGGCGTTCACGCCACCTTCGTAGCGGTCCATGGTGCCGGCACCGGCGCTGGCATTGCCGAAGTAGCCACGTTTCCGGTTCTTTTTCGTGACGAGGTTGATGGTTTTTGTTTGTTTGCCGTCGGCTACGCCGGTGAATTCGGCCATATCGCTTTGTTTGTCCAGTATCTGCACTTTGTCGATCATGTCTGCAGGTAGGTTACGGGTGGCCACGGCGGGGTCGCTGCCGAAGAATTCCTTGCCGTCTACGAGGATGCGTTGTACGGTTTCGCCCTGTGCTTTGATGCTGCCGTCGCGTTCTACCTGTACACCGGGCAGTTTGCGGAGCAGCTCTTCCACCACCGCATTGTCTTTTGTCTTGAATTTATTGGCGTTGTATTCAATCGTGTCGCCTTTCATCTGTACCGGTGGCGTATTGTCTTTGATGGTGACGGCCTGCAGCTGCATACTGGCGGCTTGTAGCGCGATAGTGGCGGGCAGCGCGGGAAACCGTCCGGCAGGGACACTGAAGAAAAGTGTGCTGTCAGCATAACCGAGACTGTGCAGATGCAGCTGATAATGCCCGTCAGGCAGGGAGAAGGTTACTTTCCCCTGTGTATCGGTCATGGCTGTACGAATAACAGCCGTATCATGGAGGGAAGTAATTTTAACAGATACGCCGGCCAGTGTTTTTCCGGTGGCAGCGTCGCCGGTTTGTGTTTGTTGCCGGCGCTGCTGGGCGATTGTTATCTGGAAAGACAATAACAGGATGGCCGGCAGGTATATGGTACGCATCATTTTTTTCATGCGGTAAAATTACCGGGCAGCAGGCGGGGAATAGGTTAACGAGTATGTATATACTCTTAATGAGTGTTAAAAAATCTTGTGAACAGGTCCTGATGGATTCAGGTTGATAAATGACGAAGCAGGCTATAGAACATGAGCCCATGTTTTTTTCTATGGCGTGTGATTTTTTTGTTTCTCCTGCGAATAATATAACCGGGGATGTAAAGATTTAGACGAGTAACTTAAATCCGCGGCCACGTACGTTCACGATCTGGATGTTGCCGTCCTGCTGGAGGTACTTGCGCATCCGGGTAATGTATACGTCCATATTGCGGGCGTTGAAAAAGCTGTCGTCTCCCCAGATGCTGAGCAGCATGTCTTTGCGGGAGGTGATATTATTGACATTGTCGGCCAGCATTTTCAGCAGATCGGCTTCCCGTTGGGAGAGGCGTCGTATTTCGCCGCCATAGTGGAGTTCCTGCCGGGGATGGTCGAACAGGTAGCTGCCCAGCCGGACCTGGCCCGGCTTGATTTGGTGCTGACCTGGATGCTGACCCTGGCCTGGACCTCGATGCTGATTCAAACCTTGACCCTGGTCCTGGCCTTGGCCCTGGTCCTGACTTTGACCTTGATCCTGGGCTTGGCCTTGATTCTGGCCTTGATCCTGACTTTGACCTTGACTTTGACCTTGACTCTGATCCTGGCTTTGACCCTGGCCATGATCCGGGTTTGGGCCCGGGAGGGTTGCTGGTACGGGAGAGAAGAGGGTGCGTTTCAGCAGGGCATGAATGCGGAGTATCATCTCTTCCATGCTGAACGGTTTTTTTATATAGTCGTCGGCGCCGGCGCGAAAACCTTTCAGCACGTCCTGCACTTCGCTTTTGGCGGTGAGGAATATCAGCGGGGTATGGGTATCGGTGGCACGGATTTCCTGTACCAGTGTGAGCCCGTCTTTGCGGGGCATCATGATGTCGATGACACATACATCGGGCCGGTGCTGGCGGTATAGCTGCCAGCCTTCCTGTCCGTCGGCGGCATAGATCACCTCAAAACCTTTCATCTCCAGCGTTTCTTTTACAACGCCGGCGAGCACGGTTTCATCTTCTACCAATAATAAACGTATCTGTTGTTTCATCATTTTGCCAGTTCAATGGTGAATATGCTGCCTTGTCCGGGAACGCTGGTTATTATTTGCTGCCAACAATAGGCGTATCTGTTGTTTCATCATTTTGCCAGTTCAATGGTAAATGTGCTGCCTTGCCCTGGAACGCTGTCTACTTTGATGGTGCCGTTTATCCTCTCCAGCAGGCTTTTTACATGGCTGAGACCCAGCCCGTACCCTTTGACCGTATGCAGGTTGCCTTGTGACACGCGGTAAAATTTATCGAAGATGTACGGCTGATGGGCTTTGTCGATGCCGATGCCGTGGTCTTCGATGGTAAACCGGTAGTGTTGCGGTAACTCGGTGACGGTCAGCACTATCTTTTTAACAGCCGAAGGCGTGTATTTGATCGCGTTATCCAACAGGTTGGATAAAACGGTCCGTATGGCGGCCGGCTGGATAAGCAACTCGTTATGGGCCACCTGTATGGTGGTTTGTATCTGTACGCCGGGCAACCCGGAGAAGCGCGCCCCGACCGTTTTCAACAGCTCCGGGATAGATACCTGGCTGGCGGCTTCCTGTGGCTCGTCGTCATGTTCCAGCCGGGTGAGGGCCATGATGTTGTCTACCAGCCCCTGTAGTTTATGTAGCTCATCCTGTTCCAGCCGCAGGTAACGCTCTGTCTTTTCCGGGTCTTTACTGCCCCCGAAGGTCAGCAGTGCCTCATTGGTAGCGGTGAGAATGGCCACAGGTGTTTTTAGTTCATGGGTGATATTGCTGATGAAATCGTTTTTCATGGTCTCCAGCTTTTTCTGCCGGATGATAATCCGCCACAGTACCCATATGCAGCCGGTGATGAGCAATATCATAAAGAATGACAATACCAGCGGCCATAGTATTTTCACCAGTAGGAAGGTGCCGGCGCCCTGGAACTGCGCCACGATGGTCTGCCGCGATTGCAGGGAGGTGGAACGGATAACGGCCACGTGCTCATCGGCCGTAATAGTGGTGTCCTTATCTATAATACGAATGGTAAAAGGCAGGGCGATATGCCGGTTGTCCAG
This window contains:
- a CDS encoding GLPGLI family protein — protein: MQRTHIMLFIAFLFTGFTAAAQDKTQGVIHYDLTMFLHASLKPDQLQYKDMIPETASSQEVLYFKGNKSKISRQQPEELHTEEGANVKIQMGDNEIAFYEDGATGKAWALAETGGKKTLIQKDHPEPAKTRTGNNTRTILGFVCKEVNVQSKTGPLTLWVTPDLPFRGGPLHTWTPEGAVLGVESKKFKAIATAINYEPVKEDVVNIPSL
- a CDS encoding outer membrane beta-barrel protein, encoding MKKMMRTIYLPAILLLSFQITIAQQRRQQTQTGDAATGKTLAGVSVKITSLHDTAVIRTAMTDTQGKVTFSLPDGHYQLHLHSLGYADSTLFFSVPAGRFPALPATIALQAASMQLQAVTIKDNTPPVQMKGDTIEYNANKFKTKDNAVVEELLRKLPGVQVERDGSIKAQGETVQRILVDGKEFFGSDPAVATRNLPADMIDKVQILDKQSDMAEFTGVADGKQTKTINLVTKKNRKRGYFGNASAGAGTMDRYEGGVNANSFLNDMQLSLLLKGNNVNKSGFSASELIKMAGSNPDMFNNLPPAALSELMNMKGVKITGTPEALAEIDRPIGLTDTRFGGVNFNNDWNNGFKLRSSYFFNETNTRNNYDYARQYRLTDTAYNYLQNGNTTNYNMNQRIDFTVETPLNTRTALKLMPHADLNHFNNSQDRTFRSYTADGTTLLNDGNQNTHSSGDNRLGSIEVQLRHRLAKPGRTLMLTAKPEYLENNTLLQNRSNSTFFHLPTGEKDSHIDQQMASKSKVSAISGNIVYTEPLSRPLSLQLGQQLYYSDGTYDRQTSNRSSSGTYDDIDPLYSDNYNTRKWQQTTKAVLAGNYKRFRYTVGAGWQYSTIYGHSGLKGYTIDRQFRAWLPEAYAEYKTSNKERLIFRYNTIATTPAVSNLQPLTDNTDPLYVRRGNPLLDQEKSHRWSLSFNQVAPSSGNSMYATAGFNWYSSQVTDSTSIDKNTGQQLIIPVNVRGNYQANLTAGKSITIAPRNSSVSLGFTGTYSRNTLYNNGEANSNTILTLAPDVHVNYYPADRISINVSGSATWNNRRFAIRNGLPEKNWLLNYSIESIVVLPWNMTLETSLEGFSALGLAAGYNNTILLLNAGINKEIGKHFSLQLSAKDLLNNNAGINRITGNGYIEDRKNNALGQYFLLSGIYKFRHFPKSKNK
- a CDS encoding response regulator transcription factor, with protein sequence MMKQQIRLLLVEDETVLAGVVKETLEMKGFEVIYAADGQEGWQLYRQHRPDVCVIDIMMPRKDGLTLVQEIRATDTHTPLIFLTAKSEVQDVLKGFRAGADDYIKKPFSMEEMILRIHALLKRTLFSPVPATLPGPNPDHGQGQSQDQSQGQSQGQSQDQGQNQGQAQDQGQSQDQGQGQDQGQGLNQHRGPGQGQHPGQHQIKPGQVRLGSYLFDHPRQELHYGGEIRRLSQREADLLKMLADNVNNITSRKDMLLSIWGDDSFFNARNMDVYITRMRKYLQQDGNIQIVNVRGRGFKLLV
- a CDS encoding sensor histidine kinase, whose amino-acid sequence is MDFIVKRIWWITIPTALAVLAFQLYWLRTAWLGQQTAFVQVVSDGLQKAYDRAVIGSVKQLEGQLQRKDTLRVSRHKHTFQFSAGNVTDTVPLSDSTGQVKVIALDSNQKGNSTVFQQNFRLQDVGTDMNQFLASIFAFSNIVKIDTALLNKYYREELDNRHIALPFTIRIIDKDTTITADEHVAVIRSTSLQSRQTIVAQFQGAGTFLLVKILWPLVLSFFMILLITGCIWVLWRIIIRQKKLETMKNDFISNITHELKTPVAILTATNEALLTFGGSKDPEKTERYLRLEQDELHKLQGLVDNIMALTRLEHDDEPQEAASQVSIPELLKTVGARFSGLPGVQIQTTIQVAHNELLIQPAAIRTVLSNLLDNAIKYTPSAVKKIVLTVTELPQHYRFTIEDHGIGIDKAHQPYIFDKFYRVSQGNLHTVKGYGLGLSHVKSLLERINGTIKVDSVPGQGSTFTIELAK